The following coding sequences lie in one Frigoribacterium sp. SL97 genomic window:
- a CDS encoding FAD-dependent monooxygenase, translating into MTIPTTRTRVLVSGASIAGPALAYWLDRYGFETTIVERAPELRTGGQNVDVRGAGREVVRRMGLEDDVRAATTGEVGTRFVGPTGRTVAEFPAGTSDSGGATAELEILRGDLARLLVGRTTSDGRGRGTTYRFGDRITGIREDDGVGVGAGVKGAGPAADAATGGDPTTTAASTLTGTAPPVSGSRGVVVSFEHAPDERFDLVVAADGIGSSTRRLVFGDEPTIRSLGLETSYATIPRTAADDDWWRWYNAAGGRSITLRPDPHGTIRAAMSFVTDRARERGGAERRTVAEQRARLHEIFDDAGWEARRVLDGFDHADDLYFESIGQVQAPRWSSGRVVLLGDAAYCASPVSGMGTSLSLAGAYVLAGELASHRHHRDAFAGYERLMRPYVEQAQQLPPGVPRVANPRSRAGVVVFHAGVRLASTRVAGRLGARFSTPPADALDLPDYAHLEP; encoded by the coding sequence GTGACCATCCCCACCACGCGCACCCGCGTCCTCGTCTCGGGTGCCAGCATCGCGGGGCCTGCCCTCGCCTACTGGCTCGACCGCTACGGCTTCGAGACGACGATCGTCGAACGGGCCCCCGAGCTGCGGACCGGCGGGCAGAACGTCGACGTCCGCGGTGCGGGCCGCGAGGTCGTGCGCCGCATGGGCCTCGAGGACGACGTCCGCGCCGCCACCACGGGTGAGGTCGGCACCCGGTTCGTCGGGCCGACGGGCCGCACGGTCGCCGAGTTCCCGGCCGGCACCTCGGACTCCGGAGGCGCGACCGCCGAACTCGAGATCCTGCGGGGGGACCTCGCGCGGCTCCTCGTCGGGCGCACCACGAGCGACGGCAGGGGTCGTGGCACCACGTACCGCTTCGGCGACCGCATCACCGGAATTCGCGAGGACGACGGGGTCGGGGTCGGGGCCGGGGTGAAGGGCGCCGGCCCCGCAGCCGATGCCGCCACCGGAGGCGACCCGACGACGACCGCGGCCTCCACGCTGACCGGTACCGCGCCTCCGGTGTCCGGCTCGCGGGGTGTCGTCGTCTCGTTCGAGCACGCTCCCGACGAACGCTTCGACCTCGTGGTCGCCGCCGACGGCATCGGCTCGTCGACGCGGCGCCTGGTGTTCGGCGACGAGCCGACGATCCGGTCGCTGGGGCTCGAGACCTCGTACGCGACGATCCCGCGCACGGCCGCAGACGACGACTGGTGGCGCTGGTACAACGCCGCCGGGGGTCGCTCGATCACCCTGCGGCCCGACCCACACGGCACGATCCGCGCCGCGATGTCGTTCGTCACCGACCGCGCCCGAGAGCGGGGCGGGGCCGAGCGCCGCACCGTCGCAGAGCAGCGGGCCCGACTGCACGAGATCTTCGACGACGCGGGGTGGGAGGCCCGCCGCGTGCTCGACGGCTTCGACCACGCGGACGACCTCTACTTCGAGTCGATCGGGCAGGTGCAGGCGCCGCGCTGGTCGTCGGGCCGGGTCGTTCTGCTCGGCGACGCCGCGTACTGCGCCTCGCCGGTGAGCGGCATGGGCACGAGCCTGTCGCTGGCCGGGGCGTACGTGCTGGCCGGCGAGCTCGCCTCGCACCGACACCACCGCGACGCCTTCGCCGGGTACGAGCGGCTGATGCGGCCCTACGTCGAGCAGGCGCAGCAGCTGCCGCCGGGGGTGCCGCGGGTCGCCAACCCGAGGTCCCGCGCGGGCGTCGTGGTGTTCCACGCCGGGGTGCGGCTCGCGTCGACCCGGGTCGCGGGTCGGCTCGGCGCACGCTTCTCCACCCCGCCGGCCGACGCGCTCGACCTGCCCGACTACGCACACCTCGAGCCCTGA
- a CDS encoding BMP family lipoprotein — translation MSVHPSRSAAPAHPAASARPAAPAHPAASARSSAAAAPAAPAPRPSTRLGSTRLGAARAGSRSSSRLRRPRLLGVAGGLAGLALLAGCASAPSDTAASGSAGAGENCARMVTNSGGLDDRSFNQSSWAGLQKAEKEDGIQARVLVSTTENDLAPNVAQAVDSGCGFVLTVGYELAPATEEQAAANPDIDFAIVDETVDAPNVKPILFDTAQASYLAGYLAAGVSKTGKVATFGGGNQPPVTLFMDGFADGVDAYNAAHGTSVQLLGWSKEAQDGSFTGDFEDVNKGKQLAQALIDQGADVIMPVAGQVGEGAASAALATGGVDVIWVDNDGYDTLPAEYRPIVLTSVIKDTEKAVQQIAVSSTDDSFTNEPYVGTLDNGGVGLAPFHDLASSVSPELSDELDALRDQIASGAVTVTSPSQP, via the coding sequence ATGTCCGTCCACCCCTCGCGCTCCGCCGCACCCGCGCACCCCGCCGCGTCCGCACGCCCCGCCGCACCCGCGCACCCCGCCGCGTCCGCTCGCTCCTCAGCAGCCGCAGCACCCGCGGCACCCGCACCCCGCCCGAGCACCCGCCTCGGCAGCACCCGCCTCGGGGCCGCCCGCGCCGGGAGCCGCTCGTCGTCCCGACTCCGCCGCCCGCGCCTCCTCGGGGTCGCCGGCGGCCTCGCCGGTCTCGCGCTGCTGGCCGGCTGTGCCAGCGCCCCGTCCGACACGGCCGCCTCGGGCAGCGCCGGCGCGGGCGAGAACTGCGCCCGCATGGTGACGAACTCCGGCGGGCTCGACGACCGCTCGTTCAACCAGTCGAGCTGGGCCGGCCTGCAGAAGGCCGAGAAGGAGGACGGCATCCAGGCCCGCGTGCTCGTCTCGACGACCGAGAACGACCTGGCCCCGAACGTCGCGCAGGCCGTCGACTCGGGCTGCGGCTTCGTGCTGACGGTCGGCTACGAGCTCGCCCCCGCCACCGAGGAGCAGGCGGCGGCCAACCCCGACATCGACTTCGCCATCGTCGACGAGACCGTCGACGCCCCCAACGTCAAGCCGATCCTGTTCGACACGGCGCAGGCCTCGTACCTCGCCGGCTACCTCGCGGCGGGCGTGAGCAAGACGGGCAAGGTCGCGACCTTCGGCGGCGGCAACCAGCCCCCGGTCACCCTGTTCATGGACGGCTTCGCGGACGGCGTCGACGCCTACAACGCCGCGCACGGCACGAGCGTGCAGCTGCTCGGCTGGTCGAAGGAGGCGCAGGACGGCTCGTTCACCGGCGACTTCGAGGACGTCAACAAGGGCAAGCAGCTCGCCCAGGCGCTGATCGACCAGGGTGCCGACGTGATCATGCCGGTGGCTGGGCAGGTCGGCGAGGGGGCGGCGTCGGCCGCGCTCGCCACGGGCGGCGTCGACGTGATCTGGGTCGACAACGACGGCTACGACACGCTGCCCGCCGAGTACCGGCCGATCGTGCTGACCAGCGTCATCAAGGACACCGAGAAGGCCGTCCAGCAGATCGCCGTCTCGTCGACCGACGACTCGTTCACCAACGAGCCCTACGTCGGCACGCTCGACAACGGCGGCGTCGGCCTCGCGCCGTTCCACGACCTGGCGTCGTCGGTCAGCCCCGAGCTGTCGGACGAGCTCGACGCCCTGCGCGACCAGATCGCCAGCGGAGCCGTGACGGTCACCTCGCCCAGCCAGCCGTAG
- a CDS encoding GntR family transcriptional regulator, whose amino-acid sequence MSTTSGTSKYVAVREHLLSRIQKLEPGSQLPAEPVLCDEYGVSRITLRHAVDGLIADGHLVREHGRGTFVTEPQYRLHYRERFADEVKGFHAQQTGEGFAVSTRVLDQKVVRAGETVASHLDINSADEVVELTRLRFVNGSLHHLVVTWLPHALFPETATVDFTDGSLYGHLDREHGVTLARQDLLVSLDGASTLHADELDVPLGTTLLKIASTVFDGDERAVAYGTSHFTPQNSEIFFGLHG is encoded by the coding sequence ATGAGCACCACGAGCGGCACGAGCAAGTACGTGGCCGTGCGCGAGCACCTGCTGTCCCGCATCCAGAAGCTCGAACCCGGGTCGCAGCTGCCCGCCGAGCCCGTCCTCTGCGACGAGTACGGCGTCAGCCGCATCACGCTGCGGCACGCGGTCGACGGCCTCATCGCGGACGGCCACCTGGTGCGCGAGCACGGCCGGGGCACCTTCGTCACCGAGCCGCAGTACCGCCTGCACTACCGCGAGCGCTTCGCCGACGAGGTCAAGGGCTTCCACGCGCAGCAGACGGGCGAGGGCTTCGCGGTCAGCACCCGCGTGCTCGACCAGAAGGTCGTCCGGGCCGGCGAGACGGTGGCGAGCCACCTCGACATCAACTCGGCCGACGAGGTCGTCGAGCTGACCCGCCTGCGCTTCGTCAACGGCTCGCTGCACCACCTCGTCGTGACCTGGTTGCCGCACGCGCTCTTCCCTGAGACGGCGACCGTCGACTTCACCGACGGCTCGCTCTACGGGCACCTCGACCGCGAGCACGGCGTCACGCTCGCCCGACAGGACCTGCTCGTCTCGCTCGACGGGGCCAGCACCCTCCACGCCGACGAACTCGACGTCCCCCTCGGGACGACCCTGCTGAAGATCGCGTCGACCGTGTTCGACGGCGACGAGCGGGCCGTCGCGTACGGGACCAGCCACTTCACCCCGCAGAACAGCGAGATCTTCTTCGGCCTGCACGGCTGA
- a CDS encoding transketolase family protein: protein MIHDLDAAAVTTARLLALDAVERAGSGHPGTAAALAPVAHLLFQKHLRHDPQAPDWAGRDRFVLSCGHASVLLYTQLFLTGYDVSLDDLKAFRSFGSRTPGHPELGHTPGVETTTGPLGQGLATAVGMAMAMLHERAVNDPDAAPGESVFDRRVFVLASDGDLQEGLSYEAGALAGRHRLGNLTVVYDDNDIQIEGDTSLTSSENVGARFAAQGWRVDHVGLAPDGDVDVEALDEVLSTTDRRGDRPHLVVLKSQIAWPAPNARNTSASHGAPLGADEVAATRVELGVDSEPFTVDDAVLAHTRSVLERGRAAREAWQVAADAWEAAHPAAAAELHRSRSRTLPADLGSRLPVFSPGDTLATRDASGTVIQALAEALPELWGGSADLAEPNRTAIAGGASYLPEEAPGTGRAGRNVHWGVREGAMASAMNGIALIEGSRFFAGTFLVFSDYQRPAIRLAALMQLPVTYLWSHDSVALGADGPTHQPIEHLASLRAMPGFSVVRPADGAETAAAWLAILEKDGPAGLVLARQPLPVAATPADVVRAGVRRGAYVVQDGSAAAAGTGTTDAGAPDVVVVATGSEVALVLEAVARIDDLAVRVVSMPCREWFDAEPAEYREQVLPRAVTARVVVEAAASFGWEGVAGPDGVVVGIDEFGLSAPAADALRERGMTTDRVVAAVRAAAARAATSGAS, encoded by the coding sequence GTGATCCACGACCTCGACGCCGCCGCCGTCACCACCGCCCGCCTGCTCGCCCTCGACGCCGTCGAGCGTGCCGGGTCCGGCCACCCGGGGACGGCGGCCGCGCTGGCCCCCGTCGCGCACCTCCTCTTCCAGAAGCACCTGCGGCACGACCCGCAGGCGCCCGACTGGGCCGGCCGCGACCGGTTCGTGCTGAGCTGCGGGCACGCGAGCGTCCTGCTCTACACGCAGCTGTTCCTCACCGGCTACGACGTGTCGCTCGACGACCTCAAGGCGTTCCGGTCGTTCGGGTCGCGCACCCCCGGCCACCCCGAGCTCGGTCACACCCCCGGCGTCGAGACCACGACCGGGCCGCTCGGGCAGGGACTCGCCACGGCCGTCGGCATGGCGATGGCGATGCTGCACGAGCGTGCCGTCAACGACCCCGACGCCGCCCCCGGCGAGTCCGTCTTCGACCGCCGCGTCTTCGTGCTCGCGTCCGACGGCGACCTGCAGGAGGGCCTCTCGTACGAGGCCGGTGCGCTCGCCGGACGTCACCGCCTCGGCAACCTGACGGTGGTCTACGACGACAACGACATCCAGATCGAGGGCGACACGAGCCTCACCTCGAGCGAGAACGTCGGCGCCCGGTTCGCCGCGCAGGGCTGGCGCGTCGACCACGTCGGACTCGCCCCGGACGGCGACGTCGACGTCGAGGCCCTCGACGAGGTGCTCTCGACGACCGACCGCCGGGGCGACCGCCCGCACCTCGTGGTGCTCAAGTCGCAGATCGCCTGGCCCGCGCCGAACGCCCGCAACACCTCGGCCTCGCACGGCGCCCCGCTCGGTGCCGACGAGGTCGCCGCGACCCGGGTCGAGCTCGGCGTCGACTCCGAGCCCTTCACCGTGGACGACGCCGTACTCGCCCACACCCGGTCCGTGCTCGAGCGGGGCCGGGCCGCCCGCGAGGCCTGGCAGGTCGCCGCCGACGCCTGGGAGGCCGCCCACCCCGCGGCCGCCGCCGAGCTGCACCGCTCGCGGTCGCGCACCCTGCCCGCGGACCTCGGGTCGCGCCTCCCCGTCTTCTCCCCCGGCGACACGCTCGCCACCCGCGACGCGTCGGGCACGGTCATCCAGGCGCTCGCCGAGGCGCTGCCCGAGCTGTGGGGTGGTTCGGCCGACCTCGCCGAGCCCAACCGCACGGCGATCGCAGGAGGCGCGTCGTACCTCCCCGAGGAAGCCCCCGGCACCGGCCGCGCCGGTCGCAACGTCCACTGGGGCGTGCGCGAGGGGGCGATGGCCTCGGCCATGAACGGCATCGCGCTGATCGAGGGCTCGCGGTTCTTCGCCGGCACGTTCCTCGTGTTCAGCGACTACCAGCGCCCGGCGATCCGGCTGGCGGCGCTCATGCAGCTGCCGGTCACCTACCTCTGGTCGCACGACTCGGTCGCCCTCGGCGCCGACGGGCCGACCCACCAGCCGATCGAGCACCTGGCGAGCCTGCGCGCGATGCCCGGGTTCTCGGTCGTGCGCCCGGCCGACGGTGCCGAGACCGCCGCCGCCTGGCTGGCGATCCTCGAGAAGGACGGCCCGGCCGGTCTGGTCCTGGCCCGACAGCCGCTGCCGGTCGCGGCGACGCCCGCCGACGTGGTGCGTGCGGGTGTGCGCCGCGGGGCCTACGTGGTGCAGGACGGTAGTGCTGCGGCTGCGGGCACCGGCACGACCGATGCCGGCGCGCCCGACGTGGTCGTCGTCGCCACGGGCAGCGAGGTCGCCCTCGTGCTCGAGGCCGTCGCGCGGATCGACGACCTCGCCGTGCGCGTCGTGTCGATGCCCTGCCGCGAGTGGTTCGACGCCGAGCCCGCCGAGTACCGCGAGCAGGTGCTGCCCCGCGCGGTGACGGCCCGGGTCGTGGTCGAGGCGGCCGCGAGCTTCGGCTGGGAGGGCGTCGCCGGCCCCGACGGCGTGGTCGTCGGCATCGACGAGTTCGGCCTGTCGGCCCCCGCGGCCGACGCGCTGCGGGAGCGCGGCATGACGACCGACCGCGTCGTCGCCGCCGTGCGGGCCGCTGCCGCCCGGGCGGCGACCTCCGGCGCTTCCTGA
- a CDS encoding MarR family winged helix-turn-helix transcriptional regulator: MTDIDPRDRPDRDDRTRARRDGRELPADDIRARVQQVAVRQQRFERHLAERLGVDRAGLDAMDHLITTGPATPSELARRVEVSTAAMTLVLNRLESAGHVRRERHPSDGRKLIVTAEQASADRAYEQVLPMIDGIEHLVDGMDEAERAVVQGFLDRLIAVYDDATP; encoded by the coding sequence GTGACCGACATCGACCCCCGCGACCGCCCCGATCGCGACGACCGCACCCGGGCCCGGCGTGACGGTCGCGAGCTGCCCGCCGACGACATCCGTGCCCGCGTGCAGCAGGTGGCCGTCCGGCAGCAGCGCTTCGAGCGGCACCTGGCCGAGCGTCTCGGCGTCGACCGGGCCGGGCTCGACGCCATGGACCACCTGATCACGACCGGCCCGGCGACCCCGAGCGAGCTGGCGCGCCGCGTCGAGGTGTCGACGGCCGCGATGACCCTCGTGTTGAACCGCCTCGAGTCGGCCGGTCACGTGCGGCGCGAGCGACACCCCTCCGACGGCCGCAAGCTGATCGTCACGGCCGAGCAAGCCTCGGCCGACCGGGCCTACGAGCAGGTGCTGCCGATGATCGACGGCATCGAGCACCTCGTCGACGGCATGGACGAGGCCGAGCGGGCGGTCGTGCAGGGCTTCCTCGACCGACTGATCGCCGTGTACGACGACGCGACGCCCTGA
- a CDS encoding PTS sugar transporter subunit IIB produces MKFFAVCSSGLGSSFMVHMNIEKVLKEQGITGVDVDHADLGSVGPGAADVIFVGADLADSVGGLGDVVVLDSIIDLAELRTKVRETAVRKGVTVPDAGAN; encoded by the coding sequence ATGAAATTCTTCGCCGTCTGCAGCTCGGGCCTCGGTTCGAGCTTCATGGTCCACATGAACATCGAGAAGGTCCTCAAAGAGCAGGGCATCACCGGGGTCGACGTCGACCACGCCGACCTCGGCTCGGTCGGCCCGGGTGCCGCCGACGTGATCTTCGTCGGCGCCGACCTGGCCGACTCCGTCGGCGGCCTCGGCGACGTCGTGGTGCTCGACAGCATCATCGACCTGGCCGAGCTGCGCACCAAGGTGCGCGAGACCGCCGTGCGCAAGGGCGTGACCGTGCCCGACGCCGGGGCCAACTGA
- a CDS encoding PTS ascorbate transporter subunit IIC — MEGVLSVLLDVFRQPAIIVALISLVGLLLQRKAFSDVLKGTVRTLVGFLVLAAGAGVVVASLDPFGAMFQEAFDVQGVVPNNEAIVGQVLLDYGSAAALIFFFGFIVNVLLAATTHFKYIYLSGHVAFYMAAMIAVILGVAGFPVWGVVLWGALLQGLVTTLSPAIVQPFMRKVTGSNDVALGHTGGAGVALSGLVATLTRGKGTRSKSTEDITFPKGLGFLRDTTVIVALSMAVIYVIVALFAGSAFVETELSDGQNYIVYVVMQAATFSAGVFVILAGVRVVLAEIVPAFKGISERLVKNAIPALDVPITFTFAPNAVLIGFLASFVGGIVGMSVMIFAGTAIVIPGVVAHFMTGAASGVIGNAAGGRRGAVLGAFANGLAITFLPLFLLPVLGDIGLSNSTFSDSDYGVVGILFGQISLAGGQIAVIVAILASLVLVYASSLFVRARARRAGGRDGGAGDGSADAPTDADGTRVGETASAR; from the coding sequence ATGGAGGGCGTGCTCTCCGTCCTGTTGGACGTCTTCCGCCAGCCCGCGATCATCGTCGCGCTGATCTCGCTCGTCGGGCTGCTGCTGCAGCGCAAGGCGTTCAGCGACGTGCTCAAGGGCACCGTGCGCACCCTCGTCGGGTTCCTCGTGCTGGCCGCCGGAGCCGGCGTGGTCGTCGCCTCGCTCGACCCGTTCGGCGCCATGTTCCAAGAGGCCTTCGACGTCCAGGGCGTCGTGCCGAACAACGAGGCCATCGTCGGCCAGGTGCTGCTCGACTACGGCTCGGCCGCCGCGCTGATCTTCTTCTTCGGGTTCATCGTCAACGTGCTGCTGGCCGCGACGACGCACTTCAAGTACATCTACCTCTCGGGCCACGTCGCCTTCTACATGGCGGCGATGATCGCCGTGATCCTCGGCGTCGCCGGGTTCCCGGTCTGGGGCGTCGTGCTCTGGGGTGCGCTGCTGCAGGGTCTCGTCACGACGCTGTCGCCGGCGATCGTGCAGCCCTTCATGCGCAAGGTCACCGGCTCGAACGACGTCGCCCTCGGCCACACCGGCGGTGCCGGCGTCGCCCTGAGCGGCCTGGTCGCGACGCTGACCCGCGGCAAGGGCACCCGGTCGAAGTCCACGGAAGACATCACGTTCCCGAAGGGGCTCGGGTTCCTGCGCGACACCACGGTGATCGTGGCCCTGTCGATGGCCGTGATCTACGTGATCGTCGCCCTGTTCGCCGGGTCGGCCTTCGTCGAGACCGAGCTGAGCGACGGCCAGAACTACATCGTCTACGTCGTCATGCAGGCCGCGACCTTCTCGGCGGGCGTCTTCGTGATCCTCGCCGGCGTGCGCGTCGTGCTGGCCGAGATCGTGCCCGCGTTCAAGGGCATCAGCGAGCGCCTGGTCAAGAACGCGATCCCCGCACTCGACGTCCCGATCACCTTCACGTTCGCCCCGAACGCCGTGCTGATCGGGTTCCTCGCGAGCTTCGTCGGCGGCATCGTCGGCATGTCGGTGATGATCTTCGCCGGCACCGCCATCGTGATCCCCGGCGTCGTCGCGCACTTCATGACCGGAGCCGCCTCGGGCGTCATCGGCAACGCCGCGGGCGGTCGACGCGGTGCCGTGCTCGGTGCCTTCGCCAACGGTCTCGCGATCACGTTCCTGCCGCTGTTCCTGCTGCCGGTGCTCGGCGACATCGGACTGTCGAACTCGACGTTCTCCGACTCGGACTACGGCGTCGTCGGCATCCTGTTCGGCCAGATCAGCCTGGCCGGCGGTCAGATCGCCGTCATCGTCGCGATCCTCGCCTCGCTCGTGCTGGTCTACGCGTCGAGCCTGTTCGTGCGGGCCCGTGCCCGCCGGGCCGGTGGCCGCGACGGCGGTGCCGGCGACGGCTCCGCCGATGCTCCGACGGACGCCGACGGCACGCGCGTCGGCGAGACCGCCTCGGCCCGCTAG
- a CDS encoding ATP-binding cassette domain-containing protein, with amino-acid sequence MPTITAPSIVLSDLSFSWPDGSGVIDHLSTAFGRGRTGLVGANGAGKSTLVRLVTGDLVPTGGRLTTTGEVDLLPQRLRSRADDTVADLLGVGPRLLALRTILAGDATERQFELLADDWDVESRAAAALADVGLGHLDGGGRTSTGTSSTGTGTVLDRPVSTLSGGQAVLVAIAGVRLRGRPIAVFDEPSNDLDRRSRGLLLDVVDRWRGTLVVVSHDRELLEHVDEIAELRDGSMTVFGGTWSAYEHQLAVLQAAAERDVRAAEQVFKAERRQRIEAETTIARRAKAGAKAGESMPKIMANQLRGQAEATAGALRKAHASSEQEARVAVDTAERRLRRDDTIVVDLPDPAVPASRRLAELTVRGRTVVVQGVERIAVVGDNGAGKTTLLEQLVGAPDARPHPLPDTHAVALTGRVAHLGQKKDSLDDGLTVLENVRRAAPDVPPREVRNRLARFLIRGDIVDRLGGTLSGGERFRVALAGLLLADPPPELLVLDEPTNDLDMASTDHLLQALRGYRGALVIVSHDEAFLERLGLDARVEVR; translated from the coding sequence GTGCCCACCATCACCGCACCCTCCATCGTCCTGTCCGACCTCTCGTTCTCCTGGCCCGACGGCTCGGGGGTCATCGACCACCTGTCGACCGCGTTCGGCCGTGGCCGCACCGGCCTCGTCGGCGCGAACGGCGCGGGCAAGTCCACGCTCGTCCGGCTCGTCACCGGCGACCTCGTCCCCACCGGCGGACGTCTCACGACCACCGGCGAGGTCGACCTGCTGCCGCAACGGCTGCGGTCCCGCGCCGACGACACCGTGGCCGACCTGCTGGGGGTCGGCCCGCGCCTCCTCGCCTTGCGGACGATCCTCGCCGGGGACGCGACCGAACGGCAGTTCGAGCTGCTCGCCGACGACTGGGACGTCGAGTCGCGCGCCGCCGCGGCCCTCGCCGACGTCGGGCTGGGCCACCTCGACGGCGGTGGCCGCACCAGCACCGGGACCAGCAGCACAGGCACCGGCACCGTCCTCGACCGCCCGGTGTCGACGCTGTCCGGAGGGCAGGCCGTGCTCGTCGCCATCGCCGGCGTGCGCTTGCGGGGTCGGCCGATCGCAGTGTTCGACGAGCCCTCGAACGACCTCGACCGACGATCGCGCGGCCTGCTGCTCGACGTGGTCGACCGCTGGCGGGGGACGCTCGTCGTCGTCAGTCACGACCGCGAGCTGCTCGAGCACGTCGACGAGATCGCCGAGCTGCGCGACGGCTCGATGACCGTGTTCGGCGGGACCTGGTCGGCCTACGAGCACCAGCTCGCGGTGCTGCAGGCCGCGGCCGAGCGCGACGTCCGGGCCGCCGAGCAGGTGTTCAAGGCCGAGCGGAGGCAGCGCATCGAGGCCGAGACGACCATCGCGCGGCGGGCCAAGGCGGGAGCCAAGGCCGGCGAGTCGATGCCGAAGATCATGGCGAACCAGCTGCGCGGCCAGGCCGAGGCGACGGCGGGCGCGCTGCGCAAGGCGCACGCGTCGTCCGAGCAGGAGGCGCGGGTCGCGGTCGACACCGCCGAACGACGTCTGCGTCGTGACGACACGATCGTGGTCGACCTGCCGGACCCGGCGGTCCCGGCGTCCCGGCGCCTCGCCGAGCTGACGGTGCGGGGACGCACCGTGGTCGTCCAGGGGGTGGAGCGCATCGCCGTCGTCGGCGACAACGGGGCGGGCAAGACGACGCTGCTCGAGCAGCTCGTCGGTGCGCCGGACGCGCGGCCGCATCCGCTGCCCGACACGCACGCCGTGGCGCTCACCGGTCGGGTCGCCCACCTCGGGCAGAAGAAGGACTCGCTCGACGACGGACTCACGGTGCTCGAGAACGTCCGGAGGGCTGCACCGGACGTTCCTCCGCGCGAGGTGCGTAACCGTCTCGCGCGGTTCCTCATCCGGGGAGACATCGTGGACCGGCTCGGCGGGACGCTCTCGGGCGGTGAACGGTTCCGGGTCGCGCTGGCCGGGCTGCTGCTCGCCGACCCGCCGCCCGAACTGCTGGTGCTCGACGAGCCGACGAACGACCTCGACATGGCGAGCACCGACCACCTGCTCCAGGCGTTGCGCGGCTACCGCGGGGCGCTCGTGATCGTCAGCCACGACGAGGCCTTCCTCGAGCGGCTCGGGCTCGACGCCCGGGTCGAGGTCCGCTGA
- a CDS encoding DUF1992 domain-containing protein, whose amino-acid sequence MDREPERRPQGRDHRVDAARYRVDGDVPSDDAPRDTRTAAEMRAWARTAIDQAIARGEFDDLPLAGKPLPGLAGGTVDPDWWLRGLIEREGLTGLAPPALSLRAESTGLHAELDRLRSEAAVRSHLEDFNARIVEARRQLSGGPPVVTPTRDVDGEVLLWHERRQARRAAEAAAVPPPPPSWRERRALRRELKRRRGDPGSSSGPGEPPSSDE is encoded by the coding sequence ATGGACCGAGAACCCGAACGACGACCGCAGGGTCGCGACCACCGCGTCGACGCGGCCCGCTACCGGGTCGACGGCGACGTGCCGAGCGACGACGCGCCCCGCGACACCCGCACGGCCGCCGAGATGCGGGCCTGGGCCCGCACCGCCATCGACCAGGCGATCGCCCGTGGCGAGTTCGACGACCTGCCGCTCGCCGGCAAGCCGCTGCCCGGCCTGGCCGGCGGCACGGTCGACCCCGACTGGTGGCTCCGCGGTCTGATCGAGCGCGAGGGGCTCACCGGGCTCGCCCCTCCGGCCCTGTCGCTGCGCGCCGAGAGCACGGGTCTGCACGCCGAGCTCGACCGGCTGCGTTCCGAGGCCGCCGTGCGGTCGCACCTCGAGGACTTCAACGCGCGCATCGTCGAGGCCAGGCGCCAGCTGTCCGGCGGACCCCCGGTCGTGACGCCCACGCGGGACGTCGACGGCGAGGTCCTGCTCTGGCACGAGAGGCGGCAGGCGCGCCGGGCCGCCGAGGCCGCCGCCGTGCCGCCACCACCCCCGAGCTGGCGCGAACGGCGGGCCCTGCGACGCGAGCTCAAGCGGCGCCGAGGCGACCCGGGCTCGTCGTCCGGGCCGGGTGAGCCGCCGTCATCCGACGAGTGA
- a CDS encoding PTS sugar transporter subunit IIA — protein sequence MLTDLLTPETILFADRVDGWRDAVERVAQPLLDNGAISSHYVAAMTDSIAAGGTYIDLGFGIALAHSRPENGVERTGLSSLRVGETVLLNDDAAHPIDLFFCLAATDPQSHLDTMMALATLLSDETLRAELLASSTPADTLAVLTKIGQNA from the coding sequence GTGCTGACCGACCTCCTCACCCCCGAGACCATCCTCTTCGCCGACCGCGTCGACGGCTGGCGCGACGCCGTCGAACGCGTCGCTCAGCCCCTGCTCGACAACGGCGCCATCAGCAGCCACTACGTCGCGGCCATGACCGACTCGATCGCCGCGGGCGGCACCTACATCGACCTGGGCTTCGGCATCGCCCTCGCGCACAGCCGGCCCGAGAACGGCGTCGAGCGCACCGGGCTCTCGAGCCTGCGCGTCGGCGAGACGGTGCTGTTGAACGACGACGCGGCGCACCCGATCGACCTCTTCTTCTGCCTCGCCGCGACCGACCCCCAGAGCCACCTCGACACGATGATGGCCCTCGCCACCCTGCTCTCCGACGAGACGCTCCGCGCCGAGCTGCTCGCCTCCTCCACCCCCGCCGACACCCTGGCGGTCCTCACCAAGATCGGACAGAACGCATGA